One window of the Phycodurus eques isolate BA_2022a chromosome 7, UOR_Pequ_1.1, whole genome shotgun sequence genome contains the following:
- the LOC133405587 gene encoding latent-transforming growth factor beta-binding protein 2-like gives MPLLTLVRLLSSVVVFFSVAADGQSAGAAAGLRADGVRVMFTPTICKVRCDQRRCVNHCERGNVTTLFSGPAAGRRDGDRFRVG, from the exons ATGCCGCTTCTGACGCTCGTCCGCTTGCTGTCGTCCGTGGTCGTTTTCTTCTCCGTGGCGGCCGACGGGCAGTCGGCGGGCGCGGCGGCGGGTCTAAGGGCGGACGGGGTGCGGGTGATGTTCACGCCGACCATCTGCAAGGTGCGCTGCGACCAGCGGCGTTGCGTGAATCACTGCGAGCGCGGCAACGTGACCACCCTGTTCAGCGGCCCGGCGGCGGGACGGCGAGACGGCGACAGATTCAGA gttggataa